The window TGACGCAGTAGATGTCCTTCTCCGTCGGAAGCAGCACCGGACCGGAAATCCTTGCGCCGGTGTGGCGCACCGTTTCGACGATCCGCTCAGCGCTCTGATCCAGCACACGATGATCAAACGCCTTCAGCCTGATTCTTACCTTGTCCTTGCGCATATATTCCAACTCCAGTTGGGGGACAGGGGGATGGGGGTTAGGGGACAGTTACTATCTCTATCCCCTATTCCCTAATCCCTAACCCCTATTCAATTACCTCGCTGACGACGCCTGCACCTACAGTGTGGCCGCCCTCGCGAATCGCAAAGTTCAAACCCTGCTCCAATGCGATCGGCACTATCAACTCAGCACTGATCGTTACGTTGTCGCCGGGCATTATCATCTCGGTGCCCTCAGGCAACTCCATCGCACCAGTCACGTCGGTCGTGCGGAAGTAGAACTGAGGCCTGTAACCCTTGAAGAACGGTGTGTGACGACCGCCCTCTTCCTTAGTCAATACGTATATCTCAGCC of the bacterium genome contains:
- the rpsJ gene encoding 30S ribosomal protein S10 — translated: MRKDKVRIRLKAFDHRVLDQSAERIVETVRHTGARISGPVLLPTEKDIYCVNRGTTIDKESMEHFEIRTHKRLIDILNPGPKTIDALMRLDLPSGVDIEIKL
- the tuf gene encoding elongation factor Tu (EF-Tu; promotes GTP-dependent binding of aminoacyl-tRNA to the A-site of ribosomes during protein biosynthesis; when the tRNA anticodon matches the mRNA codon, GTP hydrolysis results; the inactive EF-Tu-GDP leaves the ribosome and release of GDP is promoted by elongation factor Ts; many prokaryotes have two copies of the gene encoding EF-Tu); amino-acid sequence: AEIYVLTKEEGGRHTPFFKGYRPQFYFRTTDVTGAMELPEGTEMIMPGDNVTISAELIVPIALEQGLNFAIREGGHTVGAGVVSEVIE